From Coffea arabica cultivar ET-39 chromosome 10e, Coffea Arabica ET-39 HiFi, whole genome shotgun sequence, one genomic window encodes:
- the LOC113712418 gene encoding protein NRT1/ PTR FAMILY 5.10: protein MAAISTATEAVETPLLDDVVEGSFDYKGRPVKRSKSGRWRSASFIIGVEVAERFAYYGISSNLISYLTGPLGQSTATAAENVNAWSGTASLLPLLGAFIADSFLGRYRTIVVASVLYILGLGLLTISAVLPSFKSSECQHIENVISCSPPEFQIIFFFFSLYLVALAQGGHKPCVQAFGADQFDGQDPEEYKAKSSFFNWWYFGMCGGTMVALTILNYIQDNLSWGLGFGIPCLVMGVALILFLLGTMTYRFHVHSDEMSPFVRIGRVFVNAARNWRTTSSAISMEEESKGILPYQGSAQFKFLNKALVQPDGSKEDGKVCSVSEIEEAKAVVRLFPIWVTSLVYAIVFSQASTLFTKQGVTMDRSIGPSFEVPAASLLTFISFSIFVFIPIYDRILVPIARAITRKPSGITMLQRIGTGIVISCLSMFIAALVEMKRLETAQEYGLVDKPGATVPMNVAWLIPQYVLLGVSESFTMVGLQEFFYDQMPSEMKSIGLALYLSIFGIGSFLSSFLISIIEKATGGDGRDSWFADNLNKAHLDYFYWLLATLSAVALIAYLYFAKSYIYNRGSNI, encoded by the exons ATGGCCGCCATCTCTACAGCCACTGAGGCGGTCGAAACTCCTTTGTTAGACGACGTCGTCGAAGGAAGCTTTGACTACAAAGGCCGTCCGGTCAAGCGATCCAAATCCGGTCGATGGAGATCCGCATCTTTCATCATAG GTGTTGAGGTGGCTGAGAGATTTGCTTATTACGGAATAAGTTCGAATTTAATAAGTTACTTGACGGGCCCACTTGGCCAATCCACCGCTACGGCGGCGGAGAACGTTAATGCTTGGTCGGGCACGGCGTCGCTTTTACCACTTTTGGGCGCTTTTATAGCTGACTCGTTTCTGGGTCGTTATCGCACCATTGTAGTTGCCTCCGTGCTTTATATCCTG GGACTTGGCTTATTGACGATTTCAGCTGTTCTTCCCTCTTTCAAGTCTTCCGAGTGTCAGCATATAGAGAATGTTATTTCATGTTCTCCACCTGAGTTCcaaattattttcttcttcttttcattGTATCTAGTGGCATTAGCCCAAGGAGGGCATAAGCCTTGCGTTCAAGCTTTTGGAGCTGACCAGTTTGATGGACAAGATCCAGAAGAGTATAAAGCCAAAAGCTCATTCTTCAATTGGTGGTATTTCGGTATGTGTGGAGGTACCATGGTCGCCTTGACGATTCTGAACTATATTCAGGATAATCTTAGCTGGGGTCTTGGATTTGGAATTCCCTGTCTCGTCATGGGAGTTGCACTTATCTTGTTTCTGCTTGGAACTATGACCTATCGATTCCATGTCCATAGCGATGAGATGAGTCCTTTTGTAAGAATAGGCCGGGTTTTTGTGAATGCAGCAAGGAATTGGAGAACCACATCTTCTGCAATATCTATGGAAGAGGAGTCTAAGGGCATTTTGCCTTACCAAGGTTCAGCTCAATTCAA GTTTCTGAACAAAGCATTGGTGCAACCTGATGGTTCAAAGGAAGATGGAAAAGTTTGTAGCGTCAGTGAGATTGAAGAGGCCAAAGCAGTTGTTAGGCTATTTCCAATATGGGTCACGAGTTTGGTTTATGCAATTGTATTTTCACAAGCATCCACTTTGTTTACCAAGCAAGGAGTTACAATGGATAGATCTATTGGTCCAAGCTTTGAAGTACCAGCTGCCTCCTTACTAACTTTTATCAGCTTTTCAATATTTGTCTTTATCCCTATCTATGACCGCATTTTGGTTCCTATCGCAAGAGCAATAACCAGAAAACCGTCAGGTATAACAATGCTGCAACGCATTGGAACTGGAATAGTTATATCCTGTCTTTCCATGTTTATAGCTGCTCTAGTTGAGATGAAGCGTCTTGAAACTGCTCAAGAGTATGGGTTGGTTGATAAGCCAGGTGCAACAGTTCCGATGAATGTGGCATGGCTGATACCTCAGTATGTGCTTTTGGGAGTTTCTGAATCATTTACCATGGTTGGTTTGCAAGAATTCTTCTACGACCAGATGCCTAGTGAGATGAAAAGCATAGGCCTCGCTCTATACCTCAGTATCTTTGGCATAGGGAGCTTCCTAAGCAGTTTTCTGATCTCTATCATTGAGAAAGCAACAGGCGGGGATGGAAGGGATAGCTGGTTCGCCGACAACTTGAATAAGGCACACCTTGATTATTTTTACTGGCTGCTTGCTACACTTAGTGCAGTGGCATTAATTGCTTATctgtattttgcaaaatcttatATTTACAACCGAGGCAGTAACATTTGA
- the LOC140015085 gene encoding uncharacterized protein has protein sequence MVPSRDSGSDDGKKSISPFALMPNDNPGNLITHTQLKGTNYEEWAKAICISLRAKKKNGFIDGSIKQPTNDSNEVEDWWTVNSMIISWIFNTIEPSLHSTISYRETAKELWDDIQQQFSVRNGARVHQLKTEVSKCKQNGDTVMGYYSRLKKIWDDLNDHDPMPV, from the coding sequence ATGGTGCCTTCGAGGGATTCCGGATCAGATGATGGGAAGAAATCCATCTCGCCGTTTGCCCTTATGCCAAATGATAATCCAGGAAACCTAATTACTCATACTCAATTGAAAGGTACCAACTATGAAGAGTGGGCGAAAGCAATTTGTATTTCGCTTcgagcaaagaagaaaaatgggttTATCGATGGTTCAATCAAACAACCAACTAATGACTCAAACGAGGTAGAAGATTGGTGGACTGTGAACTCTATGATTATCTCATGGATCTTTAATACGATAGAACCAAGTCTGCATTCCACAATCTCTTACAGAGAAACGGCCAAAGAGTTGTGGGATGATATCCAACAACAGTTTTCTGTACGCAATGGAGCGAGGGTTCATCAATTAAAAACTGAAGTTTCAAAGTGTAAACAAAATGGTGATACCGTTATGGGCTATTACAGTAGACTCAAAAAGATCTGGGATGATCTGAATGATCACGATCCGATGCCGGTGTGA